One window of Methanobrevibacter sp. TMH8 genomic DNA carries:
- a CDS encoding choloylglycine hydrolase family protein → MCTSIFIEIENNNHFLARTMDFSFPLEGNPVFLPRDYSWHVLDGKEMTNKYAMLGTGRGIAGNYIFTDGINEHGLAIAELYLPGEVKYNKNKIKGKNNLAPWEFLNWVLGNYKSIKDLEKDLKNIRLTDKELPILNKSIPLHFILADITGRVAVIEPTTTELKLKKNPVAVLTNTPDLEWHTQNLRNYLHVHPKQFSSKKYGEFTAKPFSQGTGTAGLPGGFTPDQRFVRAAFFKEYINKSMNEEEGVTNIWHILNTVRIPKGLVIEDSGGEDYTQYLAAMCLETKSFYFTSYENNQITKAELTDELIENGEIAIFEVPKNQSFYNPKGTFVHNDAITTLKEVIELLDDIKNTKKGQIKVKNKDILKNVDGKFLNENISDIKDFLDIIEENKNQLHKMENEK, encoded by the coding sequence ATGTGTACAAGTATTTTTATTGAAATTGAGAATAATAATCATTTTTTAGCAAGAACCATGGATTTTTCTTTTCCTTTAGAAGGTAATCCTGTTTTTTTACCAAGAGATTATAGTTGGCATGTCTTGGATGGAAAAGAAATGACAAATAAATATGCAATGCTTGGAACTGGTCGAGGAATCGCTGGAAATTATATATTTACAGATGGAATAAATGAACATGGACTTGCTATTGCAGAACTTTATTTACCAGGTGAAGTAAAATATAATAAAAATAAAATTAAGGGAAAAAATAACTTAGCTCCATGGGAATTTTTGAATTGGGTTTTAGGAAATTATAAATCAATTAAGGATTTAGAAAAGGATTTAAAAAATATTCGATTAACAGATAAAGAATTGCCTATTTTAAATAAATCAATACCTTTGCATTTTATATTGGCTGATATAACTGGTCGTGTAGCAGTAATTGAACCTACTACTACTGAATTAAAGCTAAAAAAGAATCCTGTTGCTGTTTTGACTAATACTCCTGATTTAGAGTGGCATACCCAGAATCTTAGGAATTATCTTCATGTTCACCCTAAACAATTTTCTTCAAAAAAATATGGTGAATTTACTGCAAAACCTTTTTCTCAAGGAACTGGAACAGCAGGTCTTCCTGGAGGATTTACTCCTGATCAACGTTTTGTTCGTGCAGCATTCTTTAAAGAATATATTAATAAATCTATGAATGAAGAAGAAGGAGTTACAAATATATGGCATATTTTAAACACGGTCCGTATACCAAAAGGTTTGGTCATTGAAGATTCTGGAGGTGAAGATTACACCCAATATCTAGCTGCAATGTGTTTAGAAACTAAATCTTTCTATTTCACTTCCTATGAAAATAATCAAATCACGAAAGCTGAATTAACAGATGAATTGATAGAAAATGGTGAAATTGCTATATTTGAAGTTCCAAAAAACCAATCTTTTTATAATCCTAAAGGAACATTTGTTCATAATGATGCAATTACTACACTGAAAGAAGTTATTGAGCTTTTAGATGATATTAAAAATACTAAAAAAGGTCAAATTAAAGTCAAAAATAAAGATATTTTAAAAAATGTTGATGGTAAATTTTTAAATGAGAATATTTCAGATATAAAAGATTTTTTAGATATCATTGAAGAAAATAAAAATCAATTACATAAAATGGAAAATGAAAAGTAA
- a CDS encoding DNA-3-methyladenine glycosylase I, which translates to MPKNDNEESIDIKRCEWSKSDPLYIKYHDEEWGKEVTDDRTLFEFLVLESAQAGLSWLTILKRRDAYRNAFLDFNVEKVANMTEADVEYLVTDSGIIRHRGKIEATITNAQHFLEIQKEFGNFRNYLKTFLPEGKPIVNHWKTMNEIPTSTPLSETISKDMKKRGFKFFGPVICYAYLQALGYVNDHVEDCSFKYHV; encoded by the coding sequence ATGCCAAAAAATGATAATGAAGAATCAATAGATATAAAACGTTGTGAATGGAGTAAATCAGACCCTCTTTACATTAAATATCATGATGAAGAATGGGGGAAAGAAGTTACAGACGACCGGACGTTGTTCGAATTTTTAGTGTTAGAAAGTGCACAGGCAGGTTTAAGCTGGTTAACAATCCTTAAAAGAAGGGATGCTTATCGAAATGCTTTTTTAGATTTTAATGTCGAAAAAGTCGCTAATATGACTGAAGCGGATGTGGAATATTTGGTAACAGATAGTGGAATTATTCGCCACAGAGGAAAGATAGAAGCTACAATCACCAATGCTCAGCACTTTTTAGAAATACAAAAAGAATTTGGTAACTTTCGTAATTATTTGAAAACCTTTTTACCAGAAGGAAAACCAATTGTAAATCATTGGAAAACTATGAATGAAATTCCAACTTCAACACCTTTATCTGAAACTATAAGTAAAGATATGAAAAAACGAGGATTCAAATTTTTTGGTCCAGTAATTTGTTATGCATATTTACAAGCATTAGGTTATGTAAATGACCATGTAGAGGATTGCTCCTTTAAATATCATGTTTAA
- a CDS encoding CPBP family glutamic-type intramembrane protease: MTGIDKLDFFKFEREGLDFPFYRNNPKLNIGKWIILGISFIITMVLILIPSTFGVDFKNLLYFLIPFIGFGIAVSWKYDLICKKFQRNDFKLIITLIVLELIFSIAIAFIMKSVFNIHGQTNPAIGNLDNIIFWIKFPLQIFGEELLKIIPFLIFLTIFYKITDNRKISIVISTVLALIIFGIMHLPTYNNLIYSIIVIGFGSIFTMFGYLKTKNIFVSYLIHLLFDLIPFLGSLLFL; the protein is encoded by the coding sequence ATGACAGGTATAGATAAATTAGATTTTTTTAAATTTGAAAGAGAAGGATTGGATTTTCCTTTTTATAGGAATAATCCTAAGTTGAATATTGGAAAATGGATTATATTAGGCATTTCTTTTATAATAACTATGGTATTAATTCTCATACCTTCTACATTTGGAGTGGATTTTAAAAATTTATTATATTTCTTAATTCCCTTTATTGGTTTTGGTATTGCAGTTAGTTGGAAATATGATTTAATATGTAAAAAATTTCAAAGAAATGATTTTAAACTAATAATAACTTTAATAGTTTTAGAACTTATTTTTTCAATAGCAATTGCATTTATAATGAAGTCTGTGTTTAATATTCATGGACAAACAAATCCTGCTATTGGAAATTTAGATAATATTATATTTTGGATAAAGTTTCCTTTACAAATTTTTGGTGAAGAATTATTAAAAATCATACCTTTTTTAATATTTTTAACAATTTTTTATAAAATCACTGATAATAGAAAGATAAGTATAGTTATTTCAACTGTTTTGGCCTTAATAATATTTGGAATTATGCATTTACCTACTTATAACAATTTAATCTACTCAATAATTGTTATAGGATTTGGATCAATATTCACAATGTTTGGATATTTAAAAACAAAAAACATTTTTGTATCCTATTTAATACATTTACTATTTGATCTAATACCATTTCTTGGATCTCTTTTATTTTTGTAA